One window of Sphingobacteriales bacterium genomic DNA carries:
- a CDS encoding aminotransferase class I/II-fold pyridoxal phosphate-dependent enzyme, whose amino-acid sequence MKNFNFTDETGNQSISFKLSHHGQIDSKEYSLLETLYDQQLHQLSFEQRIEILNSYITDAKTTNHYSFRRQVQSGCKTTTKIMESGTMEEKVMINLSSNDYLNLSQHQQVKDAVTLAVQHYGLGSGSSPMFTGTTNVHRQLEQKIAQFKGTEDAMLFSSGYGANFGTIRALLTNNDAAICDMYAHASLMDGCTNTNKFYFRHNDIDSLAQALQKASKYKNKLVIIDGVYSMDGDIAPLEQIIQTARNYGAWVMVDDAHATGVIGKNGRGTADHFGLTGKVDLISGTFSKALGAVGGFVAGSKALIAYLRIACRAYMFSTAPAVPVMAGVIEAFNILDQEPYRIRQLHQNINYCRTQLLSMGFNIGNSRTAILPLIIGNDYKVKEMTYRLEQAGILVNAVPYPAVPKKLTRVRLTLTAGLARYQLDYALQEIERIASDLQIINNTYLFTQQQNKIQQDQLAFA is encoded by the coding sequence ATGAAAAACTTCAACTTCACAGACGAAACCGGAAACCAATCAATCAGTTTCAAACTTAGCCATCATGGTCAGATTGACAGTAAGGAATATTCCTTGCTCGAAACCTTATATGACCAACAATTGCATCAGCTTAGTTTTGAGCAGCGCATCGAGATTTTGAACAGTTATATCACCGATGCTAAAACTACCAACCATTATTCGTTCAGACGACAGGTACAATCGGGTTGCAAAACAACCACCAAAATCATGGAATCCGGAACTATGGAAGAAAAAGTCATGATTAACCTGTCTTCCAATGACTACCTAAATTTGTCGCAACATCAGCAGGTAAAAGATGCTGTTACCCTTGCGGTTCAACACTATGGGTTAGGCTCGGGAAGTTCTCCAATGTTTACCGGAACTACGAATGTGCACCGTCAATTGGAACAAAAAATTGCTCAGTTTAAAGGTACAGAGGATGCCATGCTGTTTTCTTCGGGTTATGGAGCAAACTTCGGCACAATCCGGGCACTGCTTACCAACAACGATGCTGCTATTTGCGATATGTATGCCCATGCAAGCCTGATGGATGGATGTACAAATACCAACAAGTTTTATTTCAGACACAACGATATTGACTCGCTTGCACAGGCTCTCCAAAAAGCAAGCAAATACAAAAACAAACTTGTGATTATTGATGGGGTTTATTCGATGGATGGAGATATTGCGCCGCTGGAACAAATCATTCAAACTGCCCGCAACTACGGTGCCTGGGTGATGGTGGATGATGCTCATGCTACCGGGGTCATTGGTAAAAATGGCAGAGGAACTGCCGACCACTTCGGGCTGACCGGAAAAGTAGATTTGATTTCCGGTACTTTCAGCAAAGCTTTGGGTGCTGTCGGTGGTTTTGTCGCCGGAAGCAAAGCACTGATAGCCTACCTCCGAATTGCTTGTCGTGCCTATATGTTTTCAACAGCTCCGGCTGTTCCGGTGATGGCCGGGGTCATTGAGGCCTTTAACATTTTAGACCAGGAGCCTTACAGGATCAGACAACTTCATCAAAACATCAACTATTGCCGCACTCAACTGCTAAGTATGGGTTTTAACATAGGCAACTCCCGGACTGCCATCCTTCCTCTCATTATCGGCAACGATTACAAGGTTAAAGAAATGACCTACCGTTTAGAACAAGCAGGAATACTCGTCAATGCCGTTCCCTATCCCGCAGTTCCCAAAAAACTGACCCGTGTTCGTCTGACACTTACTGCCGGCCTCGCAAGATACCAACTCGACTATGCACTACAGGAAATAGAAAGAATAGCATCTGACCTCCAGATCATCAACAATACTTATCTATTCACCCAACAACAAAACAAAATTCAGCAAGACCAACTTGCTTTCGCATAA
- a CDS encoding 2,3-bisphosphoglycerate-independent phosphoglycerate mutase has translation MFHNDKVILLILDGWGHGLIPEVSAIAQADTPFIDNLYKTCPNAELITHGPAVGLPEGQMGNSEVGHLNIGAGRIVYQELQRIQAAIDDGSLANNKVLKAAMDYALKKSKPIHLIGLVSDGGVHSHINHLKGLCDIFKQGQIPKVFIHAFTDGRDVSPTSAKGYIEDLQAYLQHSDGQIASIVGRYYAMDRDKRWERIKIAYDLLTLGSGFPAQNLTDAIQQSYEQGITDEFLKPIVALDENGQPLGCIREGDVVISFNFRTDRCREITAALTQQDFPEFGMYTLPLHYITMSRYDDTFTDIGIIFEKEHLNHTLGEVLSENGKRQIRIAETEKYPHVTFFFSGGREAPFEGEERIMIPSPKVATYDLQPEMSAFAITDAILEKISEKKADFICLNFANADMVGHTGVFAAAVRAVETVDSCTKRIVEAAMQHGYAVVIIADHGNADIMIEPDGTPHTAHTTNPVPVFLVGNHVKGRLKNGKLADIAPTILTIMQLPIPPEMTGEVLLF, from the coding sequence ATGTTTCATAACGATAAAGTCATACTGCTTATTTTAGACGGTTGGGGGCATGGTTTAATCCCTGAAGTCAGTGCCATCGCACAAGCTGATACCCCGTTTATTGACAACTTGTACAAAACCTGTCCAAATGCCGAACTGATTACCCACGGACCGGCAGTCGGATTGCCTGAAGGTCAAATGGGAAATTCAGAAGTAGGTCATCTCAATATCGGTGCCGGAAGAATAGTTTATCAGGAACTTCAGCGCATTCAGGCTGCCATTGATGACGGCTCTCTTGCCAACAACAAAGTGTTGAAAGCTGCCATGGACTATGCACTAAAAAAAAGCAAACCTATTCACCTCATCGGCTTAGTGTCTGACGGAGGCGTTCATTCGCATATCAACCACCTGAAAGGATTGTGCGATATTTTCAAACAAGGTCAAATCCCAAAAGTATTTATCCATGCTTTTACAGACGGTCGGGATGTTTCCCCCACCTCAGCAAAAGGCTATATCGAAGACCTTCAAGCTTATCTGCAACATTCAGACGGGCAAATAGCCTCGATTGTCGGACGTTATTATGCCATGGACCGGGACAAACGTTGGGAGCGAATAAAAATAGCTTACGACCTGCTTACCCTGGGTTCGGGATTTCCGGCTCAAAACCTGACTGATGCTATTCAACAATCTTATGAACAGGGTATTACAGACGAATTTTTAAAACCCATCGTTGCCTTAGACGAAAACGGGCAACCTTTGGGCTGTATCAGGGAAGGAGATGTGGTAATCAGTTTTAATTTCAGAACCGACCGGTGCCGCGAAATTACCGCCGCATTAACCCAACAGGATTTTCCGGAATTTGGAATGTACACTTTACCCCTGCACTATATCACCATGTCCCGGTATGATGACACCTTTACCGATATAGGCATTATCTTTGAAAAAGAACATCTGAATCATACCCTTGGCGAGGTATTATCGGAAAATGGTAAGCGTCAAATTCGGATTGCGGAAACCGAAAAATACCCTCATGTAACTTTTTTCTTCTCCGGCGGACGCGAAGCTCCGTTTGAGGGCGAAGAACGTATCATGATTCCTTCTCCCAAAGTGGCCACCTACGACCTGCAACCCGAAATGAGTGCTTTTGCCATTACGGATGCCATTCTCGAAAAAATTTCGGAAAAAAAGGCCGACTTTATTTGCCTGAACTTTGCAAATGCCGATATGGTCGGTCATACCGGTGTGTTTGCCGCAGCGGTCAGGGCGGTTGAAACCGTTGACAGTTGCACCAAACGTATTGTTGAAGCAGCTATGCAACATGGTTATGCTGTCGTGATCATTGCCGACCATGGCAACGCCGATATCATGATTGAACCTGACGGCACCCCCCATACTGCCCATACCACCAACCCGGTTCCCGTCTTTTTGGTGGGTAACCATGTTAAAGGCAGACTGAAGAACGGTAAACTTGCCGATATTGCACCCACTATTTTAACCATTATGCAACTGCCTATACCGCCGGAAATGACCGGGGAAGTGTTGCTTTTTTAG
- the uvrC gene encoding excinuclease ABC subunit UvrC produces the protein MKTEILPTIPNNPGIYKYFDEEGTILYVGKAKDLRKRVSSYFVKAHENGKTRILVGKIARIEFTVVESEQDALLLENVLIKELQPRYNILLKDDKTYPYICVKKEPFPRVFLTRQLEKDGAEYFGPYPSVVQARNIIEMVHHLFQLRTCALSLTAKNIAENRFKVCLEFHLGNCKGPCEGKQPADEYNENIRQIRKILKGNIASVIKFLKDKMLEYAESFDFEKAQAVKIKLDSLQHYQSKSMVVNPAINDVDVFNIEENEKRAYISFFKVVNGSIIQTKVIELVKKLDETPEELLTFGIAEMRHQFNSNSNELILPFDPDYPDKSLKITIPQIGDKRKLLELAKKNAFYYRKQFEIKDRQRKRPEEQRFEVLNQLKKDLRLTELPQHIECFDNSNLGGSFPVASMVVFKDGKPANKEYRHYKIKTVEGPNDFASMTEIVRRRYKRLIEEHKTLPQLIVIDGGKGQLSAAVESLREVGIYEKVAVVGIAKKLEEIYVPNDSYPLHIDKRSPSLKLIQHIRNEAHRFAITFHRQLRAKGTFQSGLENIPGIGAKTTEKLLTNFKSIENIKKAGDEDLKKILNIKQIQALKVYFDAMDE, from the coding sequence ATAAAAACCGAAATTTTACCCACGATCCCCAACAACCCGGGTATCTATAAATACTTTGATGAGGAGGGAACAATATTATATGTCGGTAAAGCCAAAGACCTGCGCAAACGGGTAAGCAGTTATTTTGTCAAGGCGCATGAAAATGGTAAAACCCGGATTTTGGTCGGTAAAATTGCCAGAATAGAATTTACCGTAGTCGAATCTGAACAAGATGCCCTTTTGCTGGAAAATGTATTGATAAAAGAGCTGCAACCCCGTTACAATATTCTGCTCAAAGACGATAAAACCTACCCCTATATCTGTGTTAAAAAAGAGCCGTTTCCCAGGGTTTTCCTCACAAGACAGCTTGAAAAAGACGGGGCTGAATACTTTGGACCATATCCCTCTGTTGTTCAGGCGCGCAACATCATTGAAATGGTGCATCATTTGTTCCAGCTTCGCACCTGTGCTTTGTCACTAACTGCCAAAAACATCGCTGAAAACAGGTTTAAGGTTTGTTTAGAGTTTCATTTGGGCAATTGTAAAGGCCCTTGTGAAGGCAAACAGCCGGCAGATGAATACAATGAAAACATCCGCCAGATCCGCAAAATCCTGAAAGGCAATATTGCTTCGGTGATTAAGTTTTTAAAAGACAAAATGCTGGAATATGCCGAATCGTTTGATTTTGAAAAGGCGCAAGCAGTTAAAATAAAACTCGACAGCCTGCAACACTACCAAAGCAAATCCATGGTGGTAAATCCCGCGATCAACGATGTGGATGTATTTAATATTGAAGAAAATGAAAAACGCGCTTATATCAGTTTTTTCAAGGTGGTCAATGGCTCCATTATTCAAACCAAAGTGATAGAACTGGTAAAAAAATTGGACGAAACACCCGAAGAACTGCTCACCTTTGGAATAGCAGAAATGAGGCATCAATTTAACAGCAACTCCAATGAACTCATCCTGCCCTTTGACCCGGATTATCCCGACAAAAGTCTTAAAATTACGATTCCTCAAATCGGCGACAAGCGCAAACTCTTAGAACTCGCCAAAAAAAATGCCTTTTACTACCGCAAACAATTTGAAATTAAAGACCGGCAACGAAAACGACCGGAAGAGCAGCGATTTGAAGTGCTCAACCAACTTAAAAAAGACCTCCGGTTGACCGAATTACCTCAACATATAGAGTGCTTTGACAATTCAAACCTTGGAGGCAGTTTTCCGGTTGCTTCTATGGTCGTTTTCAAAGACGGCAAGCCGGCAAACAAAGAATACCGGCACTATAAGATCAAAACCGTAGAAGGTCCCAATGATTTTGCTTCGATGACCGAAATTGTGCGCCGGCGATACAAAAGGCTGATAGAAGAACATAAAACGCTCCCGCAACTCATAGTAATAGACGGGGGCAAAGGGCAACTGAGTGCAGCAGTCGAAAGTCTTCGGGAGGTAGGGATTTATGAGAAAGTAGCGGTGGTAGGTATTGCCAAAAAATTAGAAGAAATCTATGTGCCAAACGACTCCTACCCTCTCCATATTGACAAGCGTTCACCAAGCCTGAAACTCATTCAGCATATCCGCAACGAAGCACACCGGTTTGCCATCACCTTCCACCGGCAGTTGCGGGCCAAAGGCACCTTCCAATCCGGTTTGGAAAACATTCCCGGCATTGGCGCTAAAACCACCGAAAAACTGCTCACAAATTTTAAGTCTATCGAAAACATCAAAAAAGCCGGAGACGAAGATTTGAAAAAAATTTTGAACATCAAACAAATTCAAGCCCTGAAAGTCTATTTTGATGCTATGGACGAATAA
- a CDS encoding aminotransferase class I/II-fold pyridoxal phosphate-dependent enzyme, whose amino-acid sequence MKTYLYTDESGKEQTLAFQLSPHGSICSKEYSLFETLHDHKLQYLNLQQRIDILCSYLTDIHNCGHYSYKRVLNTGCKVMSEVKPDNYADETPMLNLSSNDYLNFSQHLQIIAAAAKSLYQYGLGSGSTPMFTGTTPLHSQLEQKIAQFKGTEKAMLFSSGYGANFSTIRALLTEKDAAICDMYAHASLMDGCTNTNRYYFKHNDMQSLSIALQKAAKHKNKLVIIDGVYSMDGDIAHLDQIIDIAHQNGAWVMVDDAHATGVIGKNGRGTADHFGLTGKVDLISGTFSKALGAVGGFIAGKADLIDYLQIASRAYMFSTTPAVPVMAGILEALNILDREPHIIEQLHQNITYFRTEMQMMGFNVGHTQTAIIPLIIGNDYKVKLMTQLLHQAGILVNAVPYPAVPKKLTRLRITITAGLNKQQLDYALQQIEKIGSQLQIINQIQFKHQPSYHHHLMPA is encoded by the coding sequence ATGAAAACCTATCTTTACACAGACGAATCCGGCAAGGAACAAACCCTTGCTTTCCAACTCAGTCCACACGGCTCAATTTGCAGCAAAGAATACTCATTATTCGAAACCTTGCACGACCACAAATTGCAGTACCTGAACCTGCAACAACGCATTGATATTTTGTGCAGTTACCTGACCGATATTCACAACTGCGGGCACTATTCCTACAAACGGGTGTTAAATACCGGTTGTAAGGTGATGTCAGAGGTTAAACCCGATAACTATGCCGATGAGACCCCCATGCTCAATCTGTCTTCCAACGATTACCTCAACTTTTCGCAACATCTGCAAATCATAGCTGCCGCAGCCAAAAGCCTTTATCAGTACGGGTTAGGTTCAGGAAGTACGCCCATGTTTACCGGTACGACCCCATTGCACAGCCAATTAGAACAAAAAATTGCACAATTCAAAGGAACAGAAAAAGCCATGTTGTTTTCATCCGGATATGGAGCAAATTTCAGCACTATTCGCGCTTTGCTAACAGAAAAAGATGCTGCTATTTGTGATATGTATGCCCACGCCAGTCTGATGGATGGATGTACCAATACCAACCGCTACTACTTTAAGCACAACGATATGCAATCGCTCAGTATCGCCCTGCAAAAAGCTGCCAAACATAAAAACAAACTTGTCATTATTGATGGGGTGTATTCTATGGATGGCGATATTGCCCATTTAGACCAAATTATTGACATAGCTCATCAAAATGGGGCATGGGTGATGGTGGATGATGCTCATGCTACCGGGGTCATTGGTAAAAATGGCAGAGGAACTGCCGACCACTTCGGGCTGACCGGAAAAGTAGATCTGATTTCGGGTACTTTCAGCAAAGCACTTGGAGCAGTGGGTGGTTTTATTGCAGGAAAAGCTGATCTGATAGACTATCTTCAGATTGCCAGCCGTGCTTACATGTTTTCTACTACTCCCGCAGTTCCTGTAATGGCAGGAATTTTAGAAGCACTCAACATCTTAGACCGGGAACCTCATATCATCGAACAACTTCACCAAAACATCACCTACTTCAGAACTGAAATGCAAATGATGGGCTTCAATGTCGGGCATACTCAAACCGCCATTATTCCGCTCATTATCGGCAACGATTATAAAGTTAAATTGATGACCCAACTACTGCATCAGGCAGGAATTTTGGTCAATGCTGTGCCTTACCCTGCTGTTCCTAAAAAACTGACCCGCCTGAGAATAACCATCACTGCCGGACTTAACAAACAACAACTCGACTACGCCCTTCAACAAATTGAAAAAATTGGATCCCAACTCCAAATAATCAACCAAATCCAATTTAAACACCAACCTTCATATCATCATCACTTAATGCCGGCATGA